The following proteins come from a genomic window of Fibrobacter sp. UWR3:
- a CDS encoding acyl-[acyl-carrier-protein] thioesterase, whose amino-acid sequence MIDIYALAKNPLVFQKQRTITSAYIDVSGKMGIAQTVLMVQDNFTENFGAIRQDNFCVHEKGAYWVIYKAKFKFFQRPFWRDKVVTTSFPADNAPIRTYENTAITTLEGEPIILAVQEACCLDLQRHRPVKLSAVGFPTEGAPEPFMDNKFTKFPVEPAEYVEVYRQKVLPQHIDMSHHMNNIEYVKLALNVFSSEDLELCIPSMLEVHFMGETHEGQEVRIFRADKMGATYMKIEDDEGRQVFEMKIKMK is encoded by the coding sequence ATGATTGATATTTACGCACTTGCAAAGAATCCGCTGGTTTTCCAGAAACAGCGCACTATCACGTCGGCATACATCGACGTCTCGGGCAAGATGGGCATCGCGCAGACGGTGCTCATGGTGCAGGACAACTTCACCGAGAATTTCGGCGCCATCAGGCAGGATAACTTCTGTGTTCACGAGAAGGGCGCCTACTGGGTTATCTACAAGGCGAAATTCAAGTTCTTCCAGCGCCCGTTCTGGCGCGACAAGGTGGTTACCACGTCGTTCCCCGCCGATAACGCGCCTATCCGCACATACGAGAATACGGCCATTACCACGCTGGAAGGCGAACCGATTATCCTCGCCGTGCAGGAAGCGTGCTGCCTGGATTTGCAGCGCCACCGCCCCGTGAAACTTTCTGCGGTCGGTTTCCCGACGGAAGGCGCCCCGGAGCCGTTCATGGACAACAAGTTCACGAAGTTCCCGGTGGAACCCGCGGAATACGTGGAGGTTTACCGCCAGAAGGTGCTGCCCCAGCATATCGACATGTCGCACCACATGAACAACATCGAGTACGTAAAGCTCGCGCTGAACGTGTTCTCTTCGGAAGATCTGGAACTCTGCATTCCTTCGATGCTCGAGGTGCACTTTATGGGAGAGACGCACGAGGGTCAGGAAGTGCGCATTTTCCGTGCCGACAAGATGGGTGCGACCTACATGAAGATTGAGGACGATGAAGGCCGCCAGGTCTTCGAGATGAAAATCAAGATGAAGTAA
- a CDS encoding maltotransferase domain-containing protein — protein sequence MATIPTRKDNLVIENIRPQIEGGRFMLKREPGDTVTLTADIFRHSHEKYDAAIFYRHVSKKKWEKAPMHFVDNDQWEGSFTVNNIGYYEYKICAWTIAPKDVPTESPVMMLRVDPTYSRIGTWYEMWPKSQGTDPKKSATWKDCEKQLDYIAGLGFDTVYLVPIHPIGVTNRKGANNALHAKTDKKGKPIEPGCPYAVGNKNGGHYDVDPELGSMKDFEHFAKTARSKGLRLALDIALNCSPDHPYVKSHPEWFYHEPDGSIKFAENPPKKYEDIYPFDYYNDNYKALWQEIENIILFWADKGIEIFRIDNPHTKPFPFWEWLIADVKEKRPELVFLAEAFTRPKMMHRLAKSGFDMSYTYFAWRSAKWEFEQYLKELTQSDAKEYMRGIFFPTTPDIFPKYLAYKGPNAFKQRYFLAGTLSSLTGMYNGYELCENIPSPVKEELADSEKYQYKVHNWKGPGIQDFVRRVNTARQEHVALQEYDNLDFHYCANDQLMVYSKKTGDDVILCVCNMDMDNAQEGMVELDMAKLGLSQDSFFFLKDLITDESFVWRGNRNFVRLDPAKAPGHLLVLKKI from the coding sequence ATGGCTACAATCCCTACACGTAAAGACAATCTCGTCATTGAAAACATCCGCCCCCAGATTGAAGGTGGGCGTTTTATGCTCAAGCGTGAACCGGGCGATACCGTCACGCTCACCGCGGACATCTTCCGCCACAGTCACGAAAAGTACGACGCCGCGATTTTCTACCGCCACGTGAGCAAGAAGAAGTGGGAGAAGGCTCCCATGCACTTCGTGGACAACGACCAGTGGGAAGGCTCCTTCACGGTCAACAACATCGGCTACTACGAATACAAGATTTGCGCGTGGACAATAGCCCCGAAGGACGTGCCGACCGAAAGCCCGGTGATGATGCTCCGCGTGGACCCGACCTACAGCCGCATCGGCACGTGGTACGAGATGTGGCCCAAGAGCCAGGGCACCGACCCCAAGAAGAGTGCCACCTGGAAGGACTGCGAAAAGCAACTCGACTACATCGCGGGTCTCGGGTTCGATACCGTTTATCTAGTTCCTATCCACCCGATTGGCGTCACGAACCGCAAGGGTGCGAACAACGCCCTGCATGCAAAGACCGACAAGAAGGGTAAGCCGATTGAACCGGGATGCCCGTATGCCGTGGGTAACAAGAACGGCGGCCACTACGACGTGGACCCGGAACTCGGCAGCATGAAGGACTTCGAGCATTTCGCGAAGACCGCCCGCAGCAAGGGACTCCGCCTCGCGCTCGACATTGCGCTCAACTGCAGCCCCGACCACCCGTATGTGAAGAGCCACCCGGAATGGTTCTACCACGAACCGGACGGCAGCATCAAGTTTGCGGAAAACCCGCCCAAGAAGTACGAGGACATCTACCCGTTCGACTACTACAACGACAACTACAAGGCGCTGTGGCAGGAAATCGAGAACATTATCTTGTTCTGGGCCGACAAGGGCATCGAGATTTTCCGTATCGACAACCCGCACACCAAGCCGTTCCCGTTCTGGGAATGGCTCATCGCCGACGTGAAGGAAAAGCGCCCGGAACTCGTTTTCCTCGCCGAGGCCTTTACCCGCCCGAAGATGATGCACCGCCTTGCAAAGTCGGGTTTCGACATGAGCTACACGTATTTCGCCTGGCGTAGCGCCAAGTGGGAATTCGAGCAGTACCTCAAGGAACTCACGCAGAGCGATGCGAAGGAATACATGCGCGGAATCTTCTTCCCGACGACGCCGGATATTTTCCCGAAGTACCTCGCGTACAAGGGTCCGAACGCGTTCAAGCAGCGCTATTTCCTCGCGGGTACGCTTTCGAGCCTCACCGGCATGTACAACGGCTACGAGCTGTGCGAAAACATCCCCTCGCCGGTCAAGGAAGAACTTGCCGACAGCGAAAAGTACCAGTACAAGGTCCACAACTGGAAGGGCCCGGGTATCCAGGACTTTGTGCGCCGCGTGAACACCGCCCGCCAGGAACACGTTGCCCTGCAGGAATACGACAACCTGGACTTCCACTACTGCGCGAACGACCAGCTGATGGTCTATTCCAAGAAGACTGGTGACGACGTTATCTTGTGCGTATGCAACATGGACATGGACAACGCGCAGGAAGGCATGGTGGAACTCGACATGGCAAAGCTCGGTCTTTCGCAGGATTCGTTCTTCTTCTTGAAGGACCTGATTACCGACGAGAGCTTCGTATGGCGCGGCAACAGGAACTTCGTGCGTCTTGACCCCGCGAAGGCGCCCGGCCACCTGCTCGTGCTCAAGAAAATCTAG